Part of the Wolbachia endosymbiont of Diaphorina citri genome is shown below.
TGATCATAAACTTTACGCAATGCTGCTGCCATTTTATTAGTTAACGTGCCAGCAACAATCATAACATCTGCTTGCCTTGGGCTTGCACGAAAGATTATGCCATATCTATCAAGATCATAACGACTGGATGCAGTGTGCATCATCTCTACTGCGCAACATGCAAGACCAAATGTCATTGGCCACAATGAACCAGACCTTGCCCAGTTCATTATATAATCTATTAAATCGCCAAATTTAGTGATAAGAAAACCTTCTCTTTTGTAACGATTCCAGTCGCCATTAGATAAATTTATTCCCATTCCAATGCACCTTTACACCACTCATAAATAAAGCCTATAGTAAGTATTGCAAGGAATATCATCATAGACCAAAATCCGCAATAGCTTATTTTAGATAAAGAAACGGCCCAAGGGAAAAGAAAAACAATTTCTAAATCGAATATTATGAACAATATTGCAACTAAGTAAAATTTTATGTCGAAACTTTTTCTGGCTCTTGATAAAGGATTAAAGCCACACTCATATGTAGAAAGCTTTTCACCATCTGGGTTACTGACTGCAAGAAACATAGGTAATACACCTAAAGTAAAGGATACTACAATTGATACACAGATAAAAATTAATATGGTTAAATATTCACTCATTTAAAAAACATATAACACTATGAATTTACATGCTTTCCTAATCTTTTACCACCTAAAATATGTATGTGAAAGTGCGGTATAACTTGCTCTCCATCTTTACCGTGATTAGTAACTAATCTATATCCTGTTTTTTCTAAGTTATATTTATGTGTTATTTCTCTAACAGTTTTAAAAAAACTTACTATTTTCTCTCCTGAAGCTTTCAGAATAAAATCATCGTATGAAACGTATTGAGCTTTTGGTATAACTAGAATATGAACTGGTGCATCAGGATACTTATCACGAAAAGCTAGCACATTTTCATTTTTATGTATTTCCTCATAAGGCAATTCACCTCTTAATATCTTAGCAAAGATATTAGTATCATCATAAGCTGTACTACCCATACTTTATTAAATTCCTGGTCCTCTTCTATTTTGCTTATGATTTGGTGTAGAAGGTGGGCTTATTGCTGCTTCGCTAGAAGCATCTTCAAGACTTGAAACGTCTTTTAGCTGTATATCTTGTCCACGCAAAACTGACCCATAGTCCATTTGGTGTCTTTTTGAAAACGTTTCTATTCTATTTGCCCTTCTTGCAGCAATAACTTCTGGTTGTAAATGATACATATCTCCAGGAACAGTTAGGCTATGATACCTTTCCTCTATTTTAACTTCTTTCATAACACTCTCCATAATTTATCTCCCCCTACCCCTTATGCTTTCGCAACTTTCAAAATCTTGTTTAATAGCTTTTTGCCAATTATCTGAAGTTTTCTCTGATGACTTTTCTTTATCCATAGGCCTTACAACTTCTTGTGATTGTTGCTTTTTACTATCGTATACACTATACAACTTTTCTGCAATACCATACAGCAATTTCCGATCTGTGTGAACTTTAAACTCTCTACCAGTAATTTTTGCCAAATTTTTAAGATCACAATCAATCTTATTATAAATTCCTTCAAGAGCGTACTTTTTCATTACTTTTTCATCCATACCTAGATTTTTATCTTTTATTTCTTGGATAATCTTCTCAACATCAACTTCAATTAAAATTTTGTTTTCTTCTCTAAATATAGTTATATTGGGCAGATCTTTCCTTATTTCATCTAATTTCTCTGAACTCAAGTAAGGTATATCCCCCGTTAAAGTTCTTGACGCTAAAAAACTTACCTTACCTTTTTCTTGTTTTATTATTTGTATGCCAAGGTACTTACTAGCTTCTGTGGTTTTTATAGGTGGGTCATATTTCTCTTCTTCTTTAGGTACATCACTAACAGCCTTTTTTAATGAAACTTTAGCATCATGCTTCATTTCATCAATTGAAGCAAACGGTTTCTTTATAGGATAAATAAGTGCTTTAGGCACAAGAAAAAACACGCCTTTTATCTTAGCCAAAATAGACTTTTTATTTGACTTATCTTTTGCCATACATACCTCCAAGTCACTTTCTACAACCAAATAGTAAAATACACTTAATTATAGACGAAAACATTTAAGCTTGTATATCTATTATAAGATGAAATTATAGAGATTGCAATCTTTATTTGCACATTACCAAAGCATGTAGTATTTTTGCTGCTTTTCTTGTTCAAATTACCTTTAAAGATAAATTATGTTAAAATGGAACGCAAATAATATTATCGATGCTACTGGCGGAAGAGGGGAGAGTGTTTGTAATTCGGTATATAGCTCAAATATTTCAACGGATACAAGAAACATAAAAAAAGGTGATTTATTTATTGCTCTCAAGGGAAAGAAATTTAATGGGCATGATTTTCTACATGAAGCATTTTTAAAAGGAGCTGTTGCTGCGGTAGTAAGCGAAGATAAATATAGAAATTTTCCTCTAATTATTGTGCAAGATACTCTAAAAGCTTTGCATAATATGGCATCATATTACATTAGAAATATTCTTGTTAATGCTAAAGTTATCACAATTACAGGTAGTGTTGGGAAAACCACTACAAAAGATATGCTTAACACTGTTTTGTTGCATTATGGAGTATCTCATGTAAATGAAGGTAACTTGAATAATAATATAGGATTGCCTTTTACGATTCTAAAAGCGCCAGAAGAATGCCAGTACTTAATCCTTGAAGTAGGAATGAGTAGAGCTGGTGAAATAAAAGAGTTATCGGAGATTAGCAATCCGGATATTGCAGTTATTACCAACATTGAACCTGCTCATGTTGAAAATTTTTCATCTCTCCTTGATATTGCGCAAGCGAAATTAGAAATTCTACATGGTATGAAAAATAATGGTACTTTGGTTTTGAATAAGGATAATGAACATTATGATTATCTCTTATCAAATGCTAACAGAAATGTAGTAAGCTTTGGTAAGAATGAAAGTGCTACTGTTTGTTTGTTAGACCTAATAAGAGACGATAACGGTCTAAATTTAAAAATCAAACTGAACAATGGTCAAATTATGAACTGTAATTTACCTGTACAAGGCGAACATTTTGCATACTCTGCATTAGTTGTTACAGCAGTTTTGCAAAGTCTCGAACTTGATTTATCTAAATTACCACTAGCACTGGAGAATTTTACTGTAACAGAAGGTAGAGGTAATGTTCATCAAGCTAAATACAATGGAAAATTAGTACATTTGATTAACGACTCCTATAATGCTAACCCTACTTCAATGAAGGCTGCAATAAGAACTTTAGGTACATATTCTAATTTAAGAAAAGTGGCACTACTTGGCGATATGTTAGAACTTGGTAATGAAAGCATAGTATTTCATACAGAATTGCTTGACTCTATAGTAGAACAAAATGTGAATAAAGTTCATACGGTTGGTAAATTTATGTTAGAATTGAATAAACTTTTACCGGAGAATATAAAAGGCATGCATTTCGATGATTCTAACAAATTGAAAAGTAATTTAGCTAATATTGTTCAAGGTAATGATGTAATTTTAGTTAAAGGTTCTCATGGAATGAGAATGGACCTTATAATGCAGGAATTCACAATAGAATATTAAATAAAACTATTGTATTAATTTAAAGTTAAGTTATTGGAAGTTTTAACTGTGATAAAACGTATAGTTATTTTTGGTGGAACGGGATTTATAGGAAAACACATCGTAAGACGCTTGGCAGCGGCGGGGTATTTAATAAGAATATTTACTCGTGATCAGGAAAAAGCTGCTTGTCTAAAGTTATGTGGCAACTTAGGGCAAATATCAATACTTGAAGGAGATTTTTTTAATGAAAAATCAATTTTAGAAAGTACGGAGGGGTGTGATGTTGTTATAAACTTAGTAGGAATATTATATGAGAAAAGAAAATACGATTTCTATACAGTTCATGTTGGAATAGCTGAAAGAATAGCAAAAGCTGCGCAAATAAAAAATGTATCCATGATGATACATTTTTCTGCCATGGGAATAGAAAATGATAAGTTATCAAAATATGCCCAAAGTAAATTGAAAGGTGAGAAAGCTGTAGCTTCGGCGTTTCAAGGAGCAATGATAATTAAGCCCAGTCTTGTATTTGGTAAAGAAGATAATTTCTTTAATAAATTTGCAAGATTAGCAACAATTCTTCCTTTTTTGCCGTTGATCGGTAGTGGAATAACGAAGTTTCAGCCGATATGTGTAACAAACTTAGCTGAAGTGGTATACCGTATTATCAGCTTTAATAAGCAAGATAAAAAAATTTATAATATAGGTGGATCAAAAGTTTACTCTTTTAAAAGCTTATTAAAGTTTATTCTGAATGTGACTAACAGAAAGTGTCTACTGATCAATGTACCTTTTCCAATGGCAAGATTGATAGCCTTTTTCTTAGAAAGTAAAGTTGTTTCTGTGCTGTTAAAACCTATAACTGGAGATGCAAGCCCTATACTTACTCGAGATCAGGTGAAAGTTATGATGAGTAGTTCAATCGAAAAGTCAGATGATCTCGAAACAATGAAAATTAGACCACTAGCAATTGAAAATGTGGTACCAGAATACTTGAAAATTTATAGAAAGCATTGATAGAAGAATGTGCCCGGTAGGATTCGAACCTACGACCCACAGCTTAGAAGGCTGTTGCTCTATCCAACTGAGCTACGGGCACACATCATATATAAAATGCTTCTTAGTACACGTGAAGTCAAGTATTTCTTGTGAATATAATGTTTGTGATAATATCTCAAAACTTTGTCAGTACAGCATGTAACGATAAAATTGAGAAAAAAGAAGCGTGGATAATAGGAAGTCTAATAGCGCAGTAACACAGAACCCCAGGCTAAACCTGCACCTATTGAAATCAGCAATATCAGATTTCCTGACTTTATTTTTGATTCTTGTACTGCATAGTCTAAGGCTAGTGGAATTGACGCTGCTGAGGTGTTTGCATGCTTATCAACTGTATTAATTACTTTTTCTATAGGAAAA
Proteins encoded:
- a CDS encoding NuoB/complex I 20 kDa subunit family protein, whose translation is MGINLSNGDWNRYKREGFLITKFGDLIDYIMNWARSGSLWPMTFGLACCAVEMMHTASSRYDLDRYGIIFRASPRQADVMIVAGTLTNKMAAALRKVYDQMADPKYVVSMGSCANGGGYYHYSYSVVRGCDRIVPVDVYVPGCPPTAEALLYGMLCLQNKIKRTKNI
- a CDS encoding NADH-quinone oxidoreductase subunit A, with product MSEYLTILIFICVSIVVSFTLGVLPMFLAVSNPDGEKLSTYECGFNPLSRARKSFDIKFYLVAILFIIFDLEIVFLFPWAVSLSKISYCGFWSMMIFLAILTIGFIYEWCKGALEWE
- a CDS encoding HIT domain-containing protein produces the protein MGSTAYDDTNIFAKILRGELPYEEIHKNENVLAFRDKYPDAPVHILVIPKAQYVSYDDFILKASGEKIVSFFKTVREITHKYNLEKTGYRLVTNHGKDGEQVIPHFHIHILGGKRLGKHVNS
- a CDS encoding UDP-N-acetylmuramoyl-tripeptide--D-alanyl-D-alanine ligase; its protein translation is MLKWNANNIIDATGGRGESVCNSVYSSNISTDTRNIKKGDLFIALKGKKFNGHDFLHEAFLKGAVAAVVSEDKYRNFPLIIVQDTLKALHNMASYYIRNILVNAKVITITGSVGKTTTKDMLNTVLLHYGVSHVNEGNLNNNIGLPFTILKAPEECQYLILEVGMSRAGEIKELSEISNPDIAVITNIEPAHVENFSSLLDIAQAKLEILHGMKNNGTLVLNKDNEHYDYLLSNANRNVVSFGKNESATVCLLDLIRDDNGLNLKIKLNNGQIMNCNLPVQGEHFAYSALVVTAVLQSLELDLSKLPLALENFTVTEGRGNVHQAKYNGKLVHLINDSYNANPTSMKAAIRTLGTYSNLRKVALLGDMLELGNESIVFHTELLDSIVEQNVNKVHTVGKFMLELNKLLPENIKGMHFDDSNKLKSNLANIVQGNDVILVKGSHGMRMDLIMQEFTIEY
- a CDS encoding complex I NDUFA9 subunit family protein, translating into MIKRIVIFGGTGFIGKHIVRRLAAAGYLIRIFTRDQEKAACLKLCGNLGQISILEGDFFNEKSILESTEGCDVVINLVGILYEKRKYDFYTVHVGIAERIAKAAQIKNVSMMIHFSAMGIENDKLSKYAQSKLKGEKAVASAFQGAMIIKPSLVFGKEDNFFNKFARLATILPFLPLIGSGITKFQPICVTNLAEVVYRIISFNKQDKKIYNIGGSKVYSFKSLLKFILNVTNRKCLLINVPFPMARLIAFFLESKVVSVLLKPITGDASPILTRDQVKVMMSSSIEKSDDLETMKIRPLAIENVVPEYLKIYRKH